One genomic segment of Sphingorhabdus sp. M41 includes these proteins:
- a CDS encoding helix-hairpin-helix domain-containing protein, whose product MVGLALREAAALLKAQDASPFRSLAYSRAAATIENLDEDIAAIATGGMEALDAIPNIGTGIGAAILELVSTGRWSQLDRLRGGLEPEATFRTIPGIGPKLAHLIHEHLNVDTLEALESAAYDGRLEKVPGIGARRLSIIRNALTEILSRRRAGRRYHQDQSMPPVDMLLDVDQEYRAKAEAGKLRQIAPRRFNPTGASWLPILHTERGLWHFTALYSNTARAHDLGRTNDWVIIFFSSDHQPEGQCTVVTETSGRNKGKRAVRGRENEQ is encoded by the coding sequence ATGGTTGGCTTGGCTCTGCGAGAAGCTGCCGCCTTGCTGAAGGCGCAAGATGCCAGTCCGTTTCGCAGCCTTGCCTATTCGAGAGCAGCCGCCACTATCGAAAATCTGGACGAGGATATTGCCGCAATTGCCACCGGCGGAATGGAAGCGCTTGATGCAATACCGAATATTGGCACAGGCATCGGCGCAGCTATCCTTGAACTTGTATCGACCGGACGGTGGTCACAACTAGACCGACTTCGCGGAGGGTTGGAGCCGGAAGCCACATTCCGGACTATCCCCGGCATCGGGCCAAAGCTTGCCCATCTGATTCACGAGCATCTTAACGTCGATACGCTAGAAGCACTGGAAAGTGCAGCCTACGATGGCCGGTTGGAAAAAGTACCGGGCATCGGCGCTCGAAGACTGTCGATCATTCGCAATGCCCTCACCGAGATTCTTTCGCGGCGTCGCGCTGGCAGGCGCTATCACCAGGACCAGTCAATGCCGCCGGTCGATATGTTGCTCGACGTCGACCAGGAATATCGCGCCAAGGCAGAAGCAGGAAAATTGCGCCAGATTGCCCCGCGTCGCTTCAATCCAACTGGCGCGTCCTGGCTGCCCATCCTGCATACAGAGCGGGGACTCTGGCATTTTACCGCCCTCTACTCCAACACCGCCCGCGCTCACGATCTCGGTCGGACCAATGATTGGGTAATCATATTCTTCAGTAGCGACCACCAGCCCGAAGGCCAATGCACGGTTGTTACGGAAACTTCAGGACGCAACAAAGGAAAGCGGGCAGTGCGTGGCCGAGAGAATGAGCAATGA
- a CDS encoding lytic murein transglycosylase, translated as MTAIACSALALFSISTATPMQDAKAQAGSSFESYLQQVRQKALQDGVRAETLDQVLPGLTYNPRVIELDQSQPGGSMDSAIPPFAPYQRRHITAVRIDNGKAAYRRLIAKLIDVERETGVPGPIIMAIYGKETNYGSYMGDFDIPRSLATLAYEGRRRSLFEPELLAVLKLIDKGVPQSALKGSWAGAMGMPQFLPSVYLRLAKDGSGDGYADIWNSEYDAVASIANYFVNSGWRRDEPWGIAVNVPSSLDRTAIASKIVPTRCPRVFGRHSQWKSMAEWRAIGVVPATGKSLDSDMMATLLEPDGPGNRAYLLTGNYRVILDYNCSNFYGLAVGLLADEIRS; from the coding sequence ATGACCGCTATCGCCTGCAGCGCTCTTGCACTTTTCAGCATCAGCACTGCAACGCCGATGCAAGACGCCAAAGCACAAGCAGGCTCCAGCTTTGAATCCTATCTTCAGCAAGTGCGCCAGAAAGCTCTGCAAGACGGGGTGAGGGCCGAGACGCTGGATCAGGTTCTTCCGGGTTTAACCTATAACCCCCGAGTGATAGAGCTGGATCAGTCTCAGCCGGGCGGCAGCATGGACAGTGCAATACCGCCTTTTGCTCCCTATCAGCGGCGACATATAACGGCGGTGCGGATTGATAATGGTAAGGCCGCTTATCGACGCCTGATTGCCAAGCTGATCGACGTAGAGCGCGAAACCGGCGTGCCTGGTCCGATTATCATGGCGATCTACGGCAAAGAAACAAATTATGGTTCATATATGGGGGATTTCGACATTCCCCGATCGCTGGCGACCCTCGCTTATGAAGGGCGGCGTCGCTCGCTTTTTGAGCCTGAGTTGCTCGCCGTGCTGAAGCTTATCGACAAGGGTGTGCCCCAGTCCGCCCTCAAGGGCAGCTGGGCAGGGGCGATGGGTATGCCGCAGTTTCTGCCTTCCGTTTATCTGCGACTGGCAAAGGACGGCAGCGGTGACGGATATGCCGATATCTGGAACAGCGAATATGACGCGGTCGCTTCGATTGCCAATTATTTTGTCAACTCCGGTTGGCGCCGAGACGAGCCCTGGGGCATTGCCGTCAATGTGCCATCTTCGCTCGACCGCACGGCGATCGCAAGCAAGATAGTACCGACACGCTGTCCGCGTGTGTTCGGTCGCCATAGCCAGTGGAAAAGCATGGCGGAATGGCGCGCAATCGGCGTGGTTCCGGCGACCGGGAAAAGTCTGGATAGTGATATGATGGCAACTCTGCTCGAGCCAGACGGGCCCGGGAACAGAGCCTATTTGCTGACTGGTAATTACCGGGTCATATTGGATTATAATTGTTCGAATTTTTACGGGCTAGCAGTGGGGTTATTGGCGGATGAAATACGCAGTTAA
- a CDS encoding septal ring lytic transglycosylase RlpA family protein, producing MKYAVKLGILSTATLALAGCSGTRDFGQFPDGVPPAGGAGQSAGTAAVSDYPQKIGDPYKVGGTTYTPEDVQSYDEVGYASWYGEELSGNPTANGEAFYPQGISAAHKTLPLPTYVEVTALDTGRTILVRVNDRGPFANDRLIDLSHGAAKQLGIDRDGVSGVRVRKVNPNEQERAVLRMGAPATERIETPDSLLSILRKNLAKLPRPAAPVRRDAAVTNIPSASGTSNPSKPLAASGTRDGRFIVEGARRPVSAENSVGDNYVGAVAGSYAVQVAAFSEKSRADILAKKIGAKVMPDGTRSIWRVRYGPFSNEKDAQAGLAQAQQRGYSGARILRADK from the coding sequence ATGAAATACGCAGTTAAACTTGGAATTTTGTCGACGGCTACTCTTGCCTTGGCCGGGTGCAGTGGAACGCGTGACTTCGGCCAATTTCCGGATGGGGTGCCACCGGCTGGCGGCGCAGGCCAGTCAGCAGGGACAGCCGCCGTCTCCGACTATCCACAAAAAATTGGCGATCCTTATAAAGTGGGGGGAACTACCTATACTCCTGAAGATGTCCAAAGCTATGACGAAGTGGGCTATGCAAGCTGGTACGGGGAAGAACTGTCCGGCAATCCCACGGCCAATGGGGAAGCTTTCTATCCGCAGGGCATTTCAGCCGCACACAAGACGCTGCCGCTTCCTACTTATGTTGAAGTTACCGCTCTGGATACGGGGCGGACGATATTGGTTCGGGTCAATGATCGTGGTCCTTTTGCCAACGATCGGCTGATAGACCTGTCGCACGGAGCGGCAAAGCAGCTTGGGATTGATCGCGACGGCGTCTCCGGCGTTCGGGTCCGCAAAGTCAATCCTAATGAGCAGGAGCGTGCCGTGCTCCGCATGGGCGCGCCGGCGACTGAACGCATAGAGACGCCGGATTCGCTGCTATCGATTTTGCGGAAGAACCTGGCGAAGTTGCCGCGACCGGCGGCCCCGGTCAGGCGAGATGCGGCAGTAACCAATATTCCTTCCGCTAGCGGTACTTCCAATCCCTCCAAGCCTTTAGCTGCCAGTGGGACGCGCGATGGCCGCTTCATCGTGGAAGGTGCGCGACGGCCCGTTTCGGCAGAAAATAGTGTCGGAGATAATTATGTTGGTGCTGTGGCCGGATCATATGCCGTGCAGGTCGCGGCGTTCAGCGAAAAATCGCGGGCGGATATTCTGGCCAAGAAAATCGGCGCCAAGGTCATGCCGGACGGTACGCGCTCGATTTGGCGCGTGCGATACGGACCCTTTTCCAACGAGAAAGACGCGCAAGCAGGGCTGGCACAGGCGCAGCAGCGCGGCTATAGCGGAGCTCGCATTCTGCGGGCGGACAAATAG
- a CDS encoding D-alanyl-D-alanine carboxypeptidase family protein: protein MKKYLLASLPSVALSSMVVAAPNFDTDAPIAYMTDLSSGAVLFQKNADKQIPPASMAKMMTVYVAFDLINKGKLKLDDKFRVNEETWKKWNNQGSTMFLGVGDLVSVSDLLHGIVTLSGNDACVVLAEGIAGTEEAFVDLMNKRAKELGMSKSRFGNSNGWPDEGRTMVTARDLASLGAATVNNFPKLYDSFYGQDEFAWNGIKQSNRNPLMGKVAGSDGLKTGHTEEAGYGFTGSAEQKGRRLVSVLAGLDSYGGRVEQSVKFMNWGFNAWEAKKLFDKGTLIQNAEVQLGDSSTVSLVAAKDLFATIPKASDGKISMKVTYDGPIKAPISKGQPIATLIVSTADAGQQSVALVAGEDVGEAGFFGRVWAGLKSLLGLA from the coding sequence ATGAAAAAATATCTTCTGGCATCGCTGCCGTCTGTCGCCTTATCATCAATGGTGGTTGCTGCCCCCAATTTTGATACCGATGCTCCCATCGCCTATATGACCGACTTGTCATCGGGAGCGGTGCTGTTCCAGAAAAATGCAGACAAGCAAATTCCACCGGCTTCAATGGCAAAAATGATGACCGTCTATGTCGCGTTTGACCTGATCAACAAGGGCAAGCTCAAGCTGGATGACAAGTTTCGCGTCAATGAGGAGACATGGAAAAAGTGGAATAATCAAGGCTCCACCATGTTCCTCGGAGTAGGTGATCTGGTCAGTGTAAGCGATTTGCTCCACGGCATCGTGACCCTGTCGGGCAATGACGCCTGTGTTGTGCTGGCCGAAGGGATTGCCGGAACCGAAGAGGCTTTTGTCGATCTGATGAATAAGCGGGCCAAAGAACTGGGCATGTCGAAAAGTCGCTTTGGCAATAGCAATGGCTGGCCGGATGAAGGCCGGACCATGGTGACCGCGCGTGATTTGGCCAGTTTGGGCGCCGCTACCGTGAACAACTTCCCCAAATTATATGACAGTTTCTATGGCCAGGATGAATTCGCCTGGAATGGAATCAAGCAATCGAACCGTAATCCCTTGATGGGCAAAGTGGCTGGATCGGATGGTCTGAAAACCGGCCACACCGAAGAAGCAGGCTATGGTTTTACCGGCTCGGCTGAACAGAAGGGTCGGCGCCTGGTATCGGTGCTCGCAGGGCTTGATAGTTACGGCGGTCGTGTCGAGCAATCGGTCAAATTCATGAACTGGGGATTCAACGCCTGGGAGGCCAAGAAACTTTTCGACAAGGGAACCCTAATCCAGAATGCAGAAGTGCAACTGGGGGACAGTTCGACTGTATCGCTCGTCGCAGCGAAGGACCTTTTTGCAACAATTCCAAAAGCTTCGGATGGTAAAATTTCGATGAAAGTGACCTATGATGGTCCGATCAAAGCTCCTATTTCCAAAGGCCAGCCAATCGCTACATTGATCGTCAGCACAGCGGATGCCGGGCAGCAGTCAGTCGCTCTGGTGGCTGGAGAGGATGTTGGCGAAGCCGGCTTCTTTGGTCGTGTCTGGGCCGGATTGAAATCTTTGCTCGGACTGGCGTGA
- the tmk gene encoding dTMP kinase — protein sequence MTQGRLISLEGGEGTGKSTQAKALANALEINGHKVWLTREPGGTPGAETIRELLLTGSEEKWNIRTEALLFAAARAEHCAKLIRPALSRGEWVITDRFIDSSRAYQSVNGQLDDAEIKDLHRVGSNNLMPDRTFILDLPEAVASRRAAARDRGDSDRIGGRDSAYHQAVMAKFRQFAVDEPDRVRLVDASQTAEAITEMLLQNLSDLMS from the coding sequence GTGACGCAGGGACGATTAATCAGTCTGGAAGGCGGGGAGGGGACGGGGAAGTCCACTCAAGCCAAAGCGCTGGCAAATGCTCTGGAAATAAACGGGCATAAAGTTTGGCTGACGCGGGAGCCCGGGGGCACTCCAGGCGCGGAGACCATCCGCGAGCTGTTGTTGACCGGATCAGAGGAAAAGTGGAATATTCGCACCGAGGCCCTTCTGTTCGCCGCGGCTCGCGCGGAGCATTGTGCCAAGTTGATCCGCCCTGCGCTGTCGCGGGGGGAATGGGTGATAACCGATCGTTTTATCGACAGCAGCCGCGCCTACCAAAGCGTTAACGGCCAACTGGATGACGCCGAAATCAAGGATCTGCACCGTGTCGGAAGCAATAATCTGATGCCGGACCGGACTTTTATTCTGGACTTGCCCGAAGCGGTCGCGTCGCGAAGAGCGGCGGCGAGAGATCGCGGCGACAGCGACCGGATTGGGGGACGGGATAGCGCCTATCATCAGGCGGTCATGGCCAAGTTCAGGCAATTTGCCGTTGATGAGCCAGACCGTGTGCGGCTGGTTGATGCTTCGCAAACCGCTGAAGCCATCACCGAAATGCTGTTGCAAAATCTCAGTGACTTGATGTCATGA
- the metG gene encoding methionine--tRNA ligase, with protein sequence MSEPFYITTAISYPNGRPHIGHAYEAIAADAIARFYRLSGRDVRLITGTDEHGLKMVQTARDAGKTTIELADEMSSYFMEMCNKLNIGHDGFRRTSEAAHHEASKALWKAMEANGDLYLDRYEGWYSVRDEAFYAEDELETGEGGVKLSPQGTPVEWTAEETWFFKLSKYQDLLLKLYQEHPEFIQPESRRNEVMRFVEGGLRDLSVSRTSFDWGVPVPGSPGHVMYVWVDALTTYMTGVGYPDTKGMFAKYWPADLHLIGKDIVRFHAVYWPAFLMSAKLPLPKQVFGHGFLLNRGEKMSKSVGNVVDPMALAERFGVDQLRYFLLADVVFGKDGTYSADAIVTKTNADLANNFGNLAQRSLSMIAKNCDGKIPSAGEPTEAEEQLLSQLDQCFEDVKAAMTGGSFKIDSALDSIRERLSATNIYFADQAPWALRKTDPARADTVLFYTAEAIRRLAIMLRWAIPESCDRMLDLLAQPSDVRDFEHLATTIEPGLALPAPHGIFPRLELVPEDPEA encoded by the coding sequence ATGTCTGAACCCTTTTATATTACCACCGCGATAAGCTATCCAAACGGTCGACCCCATATCGGCCATGCTTATGAGGCAATTGCCGCCGATGCCATTGCAAGATTTTACCGGCTAAGCGGACGAGATGTCCGGCTGATCACAGGAACCGACGAACATGGACTGAAAATGGTCCAGACCGCGCGTGATGCAGGCAAGACGACAATCGAACTTGCCGACGAAATGTCTTCATATTTCATGGAGATGTGCAACAAGCTTAATATAGGCCATGACGGTTTTCGACGAACCAGCGAAGCCGCGCATCATGAGGCCAGCAAGGCACTGTGGAAGGCAATGGAAGCCAACGGCGATCTTTATCTGGATCGCTATGAGGGCTGGTATTCGGTGCGCGACGAAGCTTTTTATGCAGAAGACGAGCTCGAAACAGGCGAGGGCGGCGTGAAGCTCTCGCCTCAGGGCACCCCGGTCGAGTGGACGGCAGAAGAGACATGGTTCTTCAAACTGTCCAAATATCAGGATTTATTACTGAAACTATATCAGGAACATCCTGAATTCATACAGCCCGAAAGCCGCCGCAACGAAGTCATGCGCTTTGTCGAAGGTGGACTGAGGGATCTCAGCGTGTCACGGACGAGCTTCGACTGGGGCGTTCCGGTGCCGGGATCGCCGGGTCATGTCATGTATGTCTGGGTAGATGCCTTGACGACCTATATGACCGGCGTGGGCTATCCGGACACCAAGGGAATGTTCGCCAAATATTGGCCAGCGGACTTGCACCTGATTGGCAAGGACATCGTCCGCTTCCATGCCGTTTACTGGCCGGCTTTTCTGATGAGTGCTAAACTGCCGTTGCCGAAACAGGTTTTTGGGCACGGTTTTCTGTTAAACCGCGGCGAGAAAATGTCGAAGTCTGTCGGGAATGTCGTAGATCCGATGGCATTGGCGGAGCGTTTTGGCGTTGATCAATTGCGCTATTTCCTGCTCGCCGATGTGGTTTTTGGAAAGGATGGCACCTATTCAGCCGACGCCATTGTTACCAAGACAAACGCGGATCTTGCCAATAATTTCGGCAATCTGGCACAGCGCAGCCTGTCGATGATTGCCAAGAATTGTGATGGCAAGATTCCATCAGCCGGAGAACCGACCGAAGCCGAAGAGCAATTACTGAGCCAACTGGATCAGTGTTTCGAAGATGTAAAAGCAGCAATGACCGGCGGCTCGTTCAAGATCGACAGCGCGCTTGATAGCATTCGCGAACGGCTCAGCGCGACCAATATATATTTTGCCGACCAGGCGCCCTGGGCGTTGCGCAAGACCGATCCCGCAAGGGCTGATACGGTGCTTTTTTATACTGCAGAAGCAATCCGCCGTCTGGCGATCATGCTGCGGTGGGCGATACCGGAAAGCTGTGATCGGATGCTCGATTTGCTGGCGCAGCCATCGGATGTCCGGGATTTTGAACATCTCGCCACGACCATCGAGCCGGGATTAGCCTTGCCGGCACCCCACGGGATTTTCCCGCGTCTTGAATTGGTGCCAGAGGATCCGGAGGCTTGA
- a CDS encoding TatD family hydrolase, with amino-acid sequence MLVDSHCHLNYKGLVEEQGGVLDRARQSGVTAMLNISTRESEWRDIVATAEREKDVWASIGIHPHEADAHPDVDLVKLVEEAAHPRVVAIGETGLDYYYDHSDRERQKQSFRTHIHAARETGLPIIVHTRDAEADTAEIMAEEMEQGAYTGVIHCFTASEDFAQKALALGLYISISGIVTFKNAKDLQETAAKLPSDRLLVETDAPFLAPVPHRGKTGEPAFVADTARYLAELRGEQFEKLCEATSQNFYRLFSKARP; translated from the coding sequence ATGCTAGTCGATAGCCACTGTCATCTGAACTACAAGGGCCTGGTAGAAGAGCAGGGCGGGGTGCTTGATCGTGCACGTCAAAGCGGCGTCACCGCGATGCTAAACATTTCGACGCGCGAGAGCGAATGGCGAGATATCGTAGCGACGGCTGAACGGGAAAAAGACGTCTGGGCGAGTATCGGTATTCATCCGCACGAAGCCGACGCTCATCCCGATGTCGACCTCGTTAAACTTGTCGAGGAGGCTGCGCATCCCCGGGTTGTCGCAATTGGGGAAACCGGGCTGGACTATTATTATGATCACAGCGATCGGGAACGCCAGAAACAGAGTTTTCGCACCCATATCCATGCCGCGCGCGAAACGGGTTTGCCGATCATCGTTCATACCCGCGACGCCGAAGCCGATACGGCCGAGATCATGGCCGAAGAAATGGAGCAGGGCGCCTATACCGGTGTAATCCACTGTTTTACCGCCAGCGAGGATTTTGCCCAAAAAGCCCTGGCACTGGGTCTTTATATTTCGATCTCTGGCATTGTGACTTTCAAAAATGCTAAGGATCTGCAGGAAACGGCAGCGAAATTGCCTTCTGACCGCCTTCTCGTGGAAACCGATGCGCCGTTTTTGGCTCCGGTTCCGCATCGCGGAAAAACAGGTGAGCCGGCGTTCGTTGCTGATACCGCCCGTTATCTGGCCGAACTGCGGGGAGAACAATTTGAGAAGCTTTGCGAGGCGACCAGTCAGAATTTCTATCGGCTTTTCTCCAAGGCGCGCCCCTGA
- a CDS encoding MBL fold metallo-hydrolase has protein sequence MALKLTILGCGTSAGVPRIGNDWGDCDPSEPKNRRSRVSILVESATTRILVDTSPDLRHQFLDNGIDHIDAVIWTHDHADHCHGIDDLRAVFQQTRNPIPGYARPFALRSLQQRFAYAFEGHKYYPSICEPIALDSDVLIGDISVRHVDQPHGGITSAGLRFQHQGKSIVYATDFGKVTDDMRALYRNCDLLVVDALRDKPHPTHAHLEMTLQLVSDVQPKLSLLTHMDNSMDYNHLVTILPEHIRPAYDGYVKEI, from the coding sequence GTGGCTTTGAAACTCACGATATTGGGATGCGGAACTTCAGCGGGCGTACCCCGTATCGGCAATGACTGGGGTGATTGTGACCCGAGCGAGCCAAAAAACCGGAGAAGCCGGGTATCCATCCTGGTGGAAAGCGCGACCACCCGTATATTGGTTGATACGTCGCCGGATTTGCGGCACCAGTTTCTCGACAACGGCATAGATCATATTGATGCGGTGATCTGGACGCATGATCATGCCGATCATTGCCACGGCATTGATGACCTTCGCGCGGTATTTCAGCAGACGCGCAATCCGATACCCGGCTATGCTCGGCCATTTGCGCTTCGCAGCCTGCAGCAGCGCTTTGCTTATGCATTTGAGGGCCACAAATATTATCCATCAATTTGTGAACCAATTGCCCTGGATAGCGATGTCCTAATTGGCGATATTTCCGTTCGCCACGTTGATCAGCCGCATGGTGGCATAACATCGGCAGGCTTGCGTTTCCAGCATCAAGGCAAATCTATCGTTTATGCTACCGACTTTGGTAAAGTTACGGACGACATGAGAGCCCTATATCGTAATTGTGATTTGCTAGTCGTGGATGCGTTGCGCGATAAACCGCATCCCACCCACGCGCATCTTGAGATGACACTGCAACTTGTCAGCGATGTGCAACCGAAGTTGAGCCTGTTAACACATATGGACAATTCGATGGACTATAACCATCTTGTCACCATATTGCCGGAACATATCCGGCCCGCCTATGATGGCTATGTGAAAGAAATCTGA
- a CDS encoding retropepsin-like aspartic protease family protein yields MTEDQNINLLFAVGALVLVASALFSRKIGFGEIMRNILAWVAIFALFIVGFSYQQEILAVWNRVSGEVTGTNEQLVVGDTVRIRQSADGHFWVDAKVNALPVRFLIDSGATTTAMTLETAKRAGIDISDSPFPVVLTTANGSVSAQRGTIQSLRIGPVSTRDLAVVVAEEFGESNVIGMNFLSNLHSWRVEGGVMVLEPAL; encoded by the coding sequence GTGACCGAGGATCAAAATATCAATCTACTATTTGCAGTCGGCGCGCTGGTGCTGGTGGCGAGCGCATTATTTTCCCGGAAGATAGGGTTCGGCGAAATCATGCGAAACATATTGGCATGGGTCGCTATATTCGCGCTCTTCATCGTCGGATTTTCCTATCAACAGGAAATATTGGCTGTTTGGAACCGGGTATCTGGCGAAGTTACCGGGACTAATGAACAACTTGTGGTTGGCGATACGGTCAGAATCCGACAATCCGCAGACGGTCATTTCTGGGTCGATGCAAAGGTTAACGCGCTACCGGTGCGGTTCCTGATCGACAGCGGCGCAACGACAACGGCGATGACGCTGGAAACCGCAAAGCGCGCTGGCATCGACATCAGTGACAGCCCGTTTCCAGTCGTATTGACTACGGCCAATGGATCGGTTTCGGCACAGCGTGGAACAATTCAGTCACTGCGAATAGGCCCGGTTTCAACGCGGGATCTGGCGGTTGTGGTTGCAGAGGAATTTGGTGAGTCCAATGTGATTGGCATGAATTTTCTGTCAAATTTGCACAGCTGGCGTGTCGAGGGTGGTGTGATGGTGCTGGAACCCGCCCTGTAG
- the mazG gene encoding nucleoside triphosphate pyrophosphohydrolase, translating into MDAQLIDPLLEIMRRLRDPNNGCEWDKVQTFQTIAPYTIEEAYEVSDAIERNDMVALKDELGDLLLQVVFHSQIAADARQFEFKDVVQSICDKMTRRHPHIFGEAAESPGWEQIKADEREQSGQPSALDGVALALPALLRAQKIQKRAARVGFDWPDKEPVKDKLLEELDEVAAATSDEQVHEEIGDLLFSAVNLARHYRVDAERALTDATTKFTKRFNQIESNLGKDMQDMTIEELEVEWQKAKAILAAG; encoded by the coding sequence ATGGATGCGCAATTGATCGACCCCCTGCTAGAAATCATGCGGCGCTTGCGCGATCCGAATAATGGTTGCGAGTGGGACAAGGTGCAGACGTTCCAGACGATCGCACCTTATACGATCGAGGAAGCCTATGAAGTTTCCGACGCTATCGAACGTAATGACATGGTGGCGCTGAAAGACGAACTTGGCGATCTCCTGCTCCAGGTTGTCTTCCACAGCCAGATTGCTGCTGATGCCAGGCAGTTTGAATTCAAGGATGTGGTTCAGTCGATCTGCGACAAGATGACCCGCCGGCATCCGCATATCTTTGGCGAGGCCGCCGAAAGTCCGGGATGGGAGCAGATCAAGGCGGACGAGCGCGAGCAATCCGGACAGCCGAGCGCACTCGACGGTGTCGCGCTTGCCCTGCCCGCTTTATTGCGGGCTCAGAAAATTCAGAAACGCGCTGCCCGCGTTGGATTTGACTGGCCCGACAAGGAACCGGTGAAGGACAAGTTACTCGAGGAACTGGATGAGGTCGCGGCCGCGACTAGCGACGAACAGGTGCACGAGGAAATCGGCGATCTGCTCTTTTCTGCGGTCAATCTGGCCCGTCACTACAGGGTCGATGCAGAACGCGCCCTGACCGATGCCACAACGAAATTCACCAAAAGGTTCAACCAGATAGAATCCAATCTTGGCAAAGATATGCAGGACATGACGATCGAAGAACTGGAAGTGGAATGGCAAAAAGCCAAGGCAATCCTCGCAGCTGGCTGA